In Rhizobium oryzihabitans, one DNA window encodes the following:
- a CDS encoding galactitol 2-dehydrogenase, whose translation MRLKNKVALITGAARGIGLGFAQAFADEGAKVIIADIDIARATASAAAIGPSAKAIRLDVTDLAGIDAVVKAVDEEFGGIDILVNNAAIFDMAPINGITEESYERVFDINLKGPLFMMKAVSNVMIERARGGKIINMASQAGRRGEALVTLYCASKAAIISATQSAALALVKHGINVNAIAPGVVDGEHWEVVDAEFAKWEGLKPGEKKAAVAKSVPIGRFATPDDIKGLAVFLASSDSDYILAQTYNVDGGNWMS comes from the coding sequence ATGAGATTGAAGAACAAGGTCGCGCTGATTACCGGCGCTGCCCGCGGCATCGGCCTTGGTTTCGCACAGGCTTTTGCTGATGAAGGCGCGAAGGTGATTATCGCCGATATCGATATTGCCCGCGCGACCGCCTCTGCCGCCGCTATCGGCCCTTCCGCCAAGGCCATCCGGCTGGATGTGACCGATCTGGCCGGGATCGATGCCGTGGTGAAGGCGGTGGATGAGGAATTCGGCGGCATCGACATTCTCGTCAACAATGCCGCGATCTTCGACATGGCCCCGATCAATGGCATTACCGAAGAGAGTTATGAGCGGGTCTTCGACATCAATCTCAAGGGACCGCTGTTCATGATGAAGGCGGTTTCGAATGTGATGATCGAGCGGGCGCGCGGCGGCAAGATCATCAATATGGCGAGCCAGGCCGGCCGGCGCGGCGAAGCGCTCGTCACGCTTTATTGCGCTTCCAAGGCGGCGATCATTTCCGCCACGCAGTCGGCGGCGCTGGCGCTCGTCAAGCACGGCATCAATGTCAACGCCATTGCACCCGGCGTGGTGGATGGTGAGCATTGGGAAGTGGTCGATGCGGAATTTGCCAAATGGGAAGGCCTGAAGCCGGGTGAGAAGAAGGCGGCAGTGGCGAAATCCGTGCCGATCGGCCGTTTCGCCACGCCAGACGACATCAAGGGGCTCGCGGTTTTCCTCGCCTCTTCAGATAGCGACTATATTCTCGCCCAGACATATAATGTCGACGGCGGCAACTGGATGAGCTGA
- a CDS encoding D-altritol 5-dehydrogenase: MHAIQFIEKGQAVLAEVPVADLPPGHALVRVKASGLCHTDIDVLHARYGDGAFPVIPGHEYAGEVAAVAADVTSIKTGDRVVVDPNLPCGTCPSCRKGLTNLCSTLKAYGVSHNGGFAEFSVVHADHLHGIGSMPYHVAALAEPLACVVNGMQSAGIGESGPVPDNALVFGAGPIGLLLALSLKSRGIATVTIADINESRLAFAEELGLQAAVSGSEALLRQQKSFDFVADATGIATVAEAMIPLVADGGTALFFGVCAPDARISVAPFEIFRRQLKLVGSHSLNRNIPQALAILETDGDIMARLVSHRLPLSEMLPFFTKKPSDPATMKVQFAAE; this comes from the coding sequence ATGCATGCCATTCAATTCATCGAGAAGGGACAGGCCGTTCTGGCGGAAGTTCCCGTTGCCGATCTGCCGCCGGGCCATGCGCTCGTGCGCGTCAAGGCTTCGGGGCTTTGCCACACCGATATCGATGTGCTTCACGCGCGTTACGGCGACGGTGCCTTTCCGGTTATTCCGGGGCATGAATATGCCGGTGAAGTCGCGGCCGTGGCCGCCGATGTAACGAGCATAAAGACCGGTGACCGGGTGGTGGTCGATCCCAATCTGCCCTGCGGCACCTGCCCGAGCTGCCGTAAGGGGCTGACCAATCTTTGCAGCACGCTGAAGGCCTATGGTGTTTCCCATAATGGCGGTTTTGCGGAATTCAGCGTCGTACACGCCGATCATCTGCACGGCATCGGCTCCATGCCCTATCATGTCGCCGCACTTGCCGAACCGCTCGCCTGCGTCGTCAACGGCATGCAGAGTGCGGGCATCGGCGAGAGCGGGCCGGTGCCAGACAACGCCCTTGTTTTCGGTGCCGGTCCCATCGGGCTGCTGCTTGCTTTGTCGCTGAAATCCCGGGGCATCGCGACGGTGACGATTGCCGATATCAATGAAAGCAGACTGGCCTTCGCCGAAGAACTCGGCCTTCAGGCCGCGGTTTCCGGGTCTGAAGCGCTGCTCCGGCAACAGAAGTCGTTCGACTTCGTCGCGGATGCGACCGGCATCGCGACTGTTGCGGAAGCGATGATCCCGCTGGTTGCCGATGGCGGCACGGCGCTGTTTTTCGGCGTCTGCGCGCCGGATGCCCGCATTTCGGTTGCGCCCTTTGAAATCTTCCGGCGGCAGCTGAAGCTTGTCGGCTCGCATTCGCTGAACCGCAACATACCGCAGGCGCTCGCCATTCTGGAAACGGATGGTGATATCATGGCGCGGCTGGTGTCGCACCGGCTGCCGCTTTCGGAGATGTTGCCGTTCTTTACGAAAAAGCCGT